The sequence TACGCTTATACTAACAGTATCGCCAACGTTAGCTGTGGTTTGATTAAAATCAACAAACAAATTTCCATTAACATTATAAACTGCTTGATCTACAGTTGTGTTGTTGGTATCGTTGGTAGCGGATGTTGCTCCTATAAATGGGATAATTAAAACAAATAATAATCCTATTAAACTGATAATTCGTATTGATTTCACAATTTTACCCCTGATTAGTGAAACAATTACATGCCCTTAGAGTTTGAATTATAGTTGGATAACTCATGCACATAACTGTCTGTATATTTCTTATTATCATTAGGTGCAAATAAATACCTATCGATAAAGTATGATTAAGGGTATGAATTAAAAATTAATTTTAATAAATCCAATCAAGCCCCCCATTTTCTGAAACTTGAAATTTAAGAGTTTATAAGATTTAATTTCAGAAAATTAGAATTCAATATTCAACGCCTCAAAAAAAGATAAAAAGGGGTAAAATTATTTATTTTTTTCTGCTTATGGCTATTCCACTACCTATCATGAGTAGTGCTGATATTAGGGCTGTTATTGGCATTCCTGTGGTTTTCATTGGTACTGTTTTGGTTGTTGTTGCTGCGTTCACTGTTTCTGTGCTTGGTGAGGCTGCGTTTACCTGTAGAGAGTTGATGTTGCTTTCTAGGGTTGTGCCTCCTACTGTGACTGTTGGTTGTATGTTGTAGTTGCCTGCTTGTAGTACTTTGAGTTGTAGCCATAGGTTAGGGTCTCCGACTGCTACGTCGCCTAGGTTCCAGGTTAGTGTTCTGGTTGTTGTGTTGTAGGTTACGGTTCCCTGGTCCACAATTGCACCTTCGTATTCGAGTCCTTCTGGTATTGTGTATGTGAATGTTACGTTCTTGGCTATTCCTGGTCCGTTGTTACCTAGTTTGAATTTGTAGGTTACGGTATCCCCGATCTGTGGGTTGGAATTTGAAGGTATTATATTCACATAGACATCAGATTTTAGAACTGTGATTTTGGTGGTCTGTGTGCTGCTACCTGCTGCGTTGCTTGTTGTGAGTGTTACTGTGTAGTTTCCTGGTTTGGTGTAGGTGTGTGTGGGGTTCTGTTCTGTGCTTGTTACGCCGTCTCCGAAGTCCCAAAGCCACGAGGTTGGAGTTCCTATGGAACTGTCTGTGAACTGCACATTTAATGGTGCGGAGCCAGACGTTGTGTTTGCAGAGAAAGCTGCAGTTGGTGCTGCTCCAAGCACATTGTAACCTGAAGTCCCTATTTCTGTTCCTCCCAGAACGTTAACCTTGTTGGTCCATTGAACTGCAGCGTTTGCTTTCCTATAGGAAAATGCATTGAAAGCTGCCAAACTATTCACTGGGAGATTTTGGAATGAATACTGTATTTTTACCATTCCCATGTCGTTCAGTGCTGCGTTGTTCAGAATTCCAGCATAGAGGTCTATGAACAGGATCATGAATGTGTTGGACGAGTTAGTCATGTTCTGATACTCATAAATCGGATAATTCACGAGGTTGCATGGCTTGTAAATCTGGGGGCCGTAGATAAAATCTGAGGCGTAGAACGTTTCATCGAGTGTTGTGGAATTGTAACTCAGATCTCCAACAGATGGAGCTCCTGATTTCGGTGTCCACTGATATCCACTCGCGGTTACATGAAGCTGAAAATTAGCAGGCACAGTACCGTTAACAGCCAGCATCAAAATAACATCGTCTTCGTAACCTTTACCTCCAATACTTGTAATATAAAAAGTTCCAGACTGTGAAGTAGTATTTACCACCTTTCCAGTAGCGGCGCTGGAATTATCAGTTATTTTTAAAGCATTAACTCCATCAGCGCTTCTATTAAAGAAAGTATAACTGTCGTTGAGGTCACTGAATCTGGCTCCATTATCATTGGCCACAGTTAAGTTCATATAATTTGAACCTGTTTCAGCAGCAGCTGCGCTCCCACATAAACCAAGAATCATTAAGAAGCTGATTGTCAGAAATATATATTTTTTCACATTGTCACCTCCGATTATTTTTTTTAATTGATATGTAGATGTTTACATATTTAAATTCAAACTTCTTCATCATTTATACAAAAATATATCAAGTTGTACAACTTTTCCCCTAATTGATAGAAAATTTAATAATACTCCTGCTTAGAATTTAAAAGATGATCAACTTTTTTTAAGAAAAAATATCGAATATGATCATTTTAGTGATTAATAAATTAAAAATCAGTCATTAAAAAAAGTAAAAAATAAGAAAAATGGGCCAAATTATTTATTTTTTCCTGTTTATGGTTAGTCCGCTTCCTATGAGGAGTAGTGCTGATATTAATCCTGCTATTGGCATTCCTGTGGTTTTCATTGGTATTGTTTGTGTGGTTGTTGCTGCGTTTACTGTTTCTGGGTCTGTGGTTGTTGGTGAGGCTGCGTTTACCTGTAGAGAGTTGATGTTGCTTTCTAAGGTTGTGCCTGCAACGGTTACTGTTGGTTGTATGTTGTAGTTGCCTGCTTGTAGTATTTTGAGTTGTAGCCATAGGTTGGGGTCTCCGACTGCTACGTCGCCTAGGTTCCAGGTTAGTGTTCTGGTTGTTGCGTTGTAGGTCACGGTTCCCTGATCTACAGTTGATCCCTCGTATTCGAGTCCTTCTGGTATTGTGTATGTGAATGTTACGTTCTTGGCTATTCCTGGTCCGTTGTTACCTAATTTGAATTTGTAGGTTACGGCGTCACCCACCTGTGGGTTGGAATTTGATGGTGTAATGTTCACATAGACATCGGACTTGATCTGATAGGTCTCGTTGTAGACTGGACTCCAGTTACCAGCCGTATCCACAGCCGCAAACAATAACGTGGTTGTACCGTTAATGGCTATCGGACCATTGTAGACGGTTCTTGTACTGCTTGTTTTTGGGTCTGTGCCGTCGGTTGTGTAGTAGGTTGTTGCTGTGTTATCGTCAGCTGTGAGGGTTACTGTTTGTGTGCTGTTGAACAGTCCTCCAACTGGGTTTGCACTTACAGTAGGTGCTTTTGTGTCAATGGTGTAGGTTTCGTTGTAAACCGGACTCCAGTTACCTAAACTATCCGCGGCTGCGTAGAGTAATGTTGTTGTGGTGTTGATGGTTATTGGTCCATTGTATTGTGTTCTTGTGATACTGTTGGTTGGGTCAGTGCCGTCTGTTGTGTAGTAGATGGTGTCTGTGCTGTTGGTTGTATTGATTGCTGTTAATGTTACTGTTTGTGTGGTGTTGAACAGTCCTCCAACTGGATCAACTGTTACATCTGGTGCTGTTGCGATTTTAGTCAATGCAAAACCACCAGTTCCTACCACGTATACATTACCTAAGTTATCAACTGAAACTCCATTTCCGCAGTCCGTACTTTTAGTTCCAAGAAGAGAAGCATAGAGTAACGCAGTTCCGTTTGCATTTAATTTAGCTATAAATGCGTCCCATGTACCTCCCATATAACTTGTTTGAATTGCATTAAACGTTGATGGGATAGCGGCGGAGGTTCGTCCTGTGATGTAAATATTTCCTTGAGAGTCAATTGTGATTGCACGTGCATCTTCAAGACCAGTTCCTCCAAAGAGGGTGCACCAAACTAAGCTTCCATCAGAGCTAAATTTAGCGATGTACGCATCACCGGAACCTTTTTTGGTTGATTGGTACGTTCCTGTTGTGGCAAGGTTTGCACTTGTGGTTTGCCCAGTTATGTAAATGTTTCCTTGGCTGTCGGTTGTGATTGCATATCCATAATCGGTAAGACTTCCTCCAAAGTATGTGGAGTAAACTAACTGGCTCCCATCTGCGCTGATTTCACTTAAAAAAGCATCAGTATAAGTTAAGGTTGTTTGGTATGCATTACTTGTCAATGGAAAATCAGAGCTTGTAGTTTTTCCTGTTATCCATACGTTACTTTGGTTGTCAATTACAAATCCATATGGAATGTCATCTGTTGTGTTTCCTCCTAAGAGGGTGCTGTAGATCATAGTCCAGTTGGAGTTGAATTTTGTCAGGAAAGCATCTCCATAATAATATCCATTATTACTTCCTATTTGTGTTTTGTAAGCTCCTGTTGTTGTTGGGAAGTCTGCACTGTTGGTTTGTCCGGTTAGGTAAATGTTTCCGCTGCTGTCAACTTTGATTTTTGTGCCGTATTCTACTCTGGCCCCTACTTTTTCGGTGGAATTTCCTCCTAGGTATGTGCAGTAGAGTAGTTGGGTTCCGTCTGCGCTGAGTTCGATTATGTATGCATCTGATCCTCCGTTGAGGGTTTTTTGGTATGCGTTGCTTGTCACTGGGAGATCTGTACTTTTGGTTTGTCCGGTTATGTAGATGTTCCCATTTTTGTCAACTGCAATTCCATTTCCTGTATCACTACCGGTTCCTCCGATTACTGTGGCGAATATGAGTGTTCCATTTGAGCTGTATTTGGCTATATAGGCATCACCGCTGGATAGGGTGTTTGTTGTGCTGTTGTTTGTTGTGCAAGTTCCGTGGGTTATGTTGTAATCTGCGTTTGAAGTTGATCCTGTGACGTAGATGTTTCCCGCACTGTCAGTTGCAATTTCATTTCCATTGAGGCTTTCGTTTGAGAAAATTGTGTAATTGGTTGGAGTCGTGCCTGTGTATGCCGCTGAGGCTGCCCCACTAAGTATGATTGCAAGGAACATGACCATTAATAACATTGTTATTTTGATTTTCATTTGCCTTTTTCACCTCCTTTTTTTTTCGTTCGTTTTTTTGGATCCATAAATAAAATAATGTATTAACGTGATCCATAGGTAGATATGCGAGATGATATTATAAACCTATCGGAAGTGATTGGATCTCTCAAAATGAGTTTTGAATTAAAAAGGAGTATGGGGTATATGTAGATTGATGAAATTTTATTATTATGTTCCTATTTCAAGGAAAATTTTGTAAAACATCTGTTTTTTCCTTTTTTGATCACTCTTTTAGAAAGTAGTTATAATCAGATTTTAGCTTTAAAAACGGATCAAATATAAAAAATAGTAAAGGAGGGGTTTTGGTTCATTCTAGGTTATTATCCATTTGGTGCCTGTTTTAGTTATGGTTTTGTATTTCCAGACTTTTACCCAGTGGTATCTCCATTTGCCTCGGACTTTTTTCCATTTGACTTTGGCCCAGACTTTTTTCCACTTGGCACTGACTTTGTATTTGTAGCTCACTAGTTTGTAGATGTTGTAACGTTGCGTGTAGATCTGTGATATATTGCCTGTTGCATCCACTGCAAAGAACTTCAGGGTTTTGGATGTTGTTAAGTTGATAGTTCCATTGTATTTTGTGCTGTTAGTGGTGGGATTAACTCCTGTTAGTGTGTAATAGATTGTGACTGTTTCACTTCCTTTTAATGTAACACTTTTGGGACTGTAGTAGCTACCACCCTGAAGACTAACATTGACTGTTGGTGGTGTGTTGTCTGTAACTGTGACGTAACTTATCTTTGTATCGTTACCGTAGCAATTGGTTACAGTTAGAGTAACTTTATAGGTTCCTGTTTTTGTGTAGATGTGAGTGGGGGTTTGTGAATTGCTACTTGTTCCATCTCCAAAATCCCAACTCCAACTTGTAGGATTGCTACTAGTATCATTAAACTGCACACTTAACGGTGAATCACCTGTAGTAACATTCGATGTGAAACTCGCAATAGGCACATCTTTAATTACGTAAAATACCCCAGTTGCACGACCTCCAGTGTATATTGTCCCATCTGATGTAATAGTTAAGCTGAGTGATCCTCCTGTATGGTATGTCCATTTCACTGTTCCGTTGGGTTTTAATGCATATAAATCAGAGTACTGTGGAGTGTCCACCCCATATACTTCAGGTCCATTCAGAATTGATATGTATATTGTTCCATCTGAACCAATAAGGCAACTATATATAGAACCATAAAAGTTGTCGTAGCTCCATTTGAGTGTTCCGTTTGAGTTTAAGGCATATAATGCCCATGGCTGATTGTATACTCCGAAATATATTGTTCCATCTGATGCTATGTTAAAGCAACTTATACCGGACCATTGTGTGCTATTGTCAACTGTGTATGTCCATTTTGTTGTTCCATTGGGGTTTGTTGCAGTTATTGTTACTCCACTTATGGTGTATATTGTTCCGTCTGATCCTACTGTTTCTGAGGTTGAGGTTTCTGGGCTACTTGTTCCATCTTGGTTAAATGCAGAACCTCCACAGTGTATTATTCCATTGGAATCTATTGTGATACCGCCTGAGGCTTTTTTTGTCCATTTCACTGTTCCGTCGGGGTTGAATGCATAGAATCCTGGAACTAGATTACTGATAGAGACATATATTGTTCCATCTGGTCCTATAACTATGGGATTTGTGATGTAATGTATAACAGATTCTGTTGCGTTATATTTCCATTTTAATGTTCCGTCAGGGTTTATTGCATATACAACACCCCAATAGCTACCTACGTATATGGTTTCATCTGATCCAATGGTTGGAGCTCCTTTTATTCCTCCGTAGGTGGTGTATTTCCATAATAATGTTCCATTAGGACTAAATGCATATAAAGCACCGTCATGGCTATTACCATTCCATGTTCCAACGTATATTGTTCCATTTGAGCTAACAGTAACTACACTATCTGTGTTACTGCTTCCAACTGTGTATGTCCAGTAAGTGGTGTTGGTCTGTGATCCCGTGTAATTCAATTGATTATAGTTGTTAGTACTATTCGCAATTGTTCCATTCCCAATTATATAATTTTGAATGTATAGTGGGCTCCAGTTACCTGCTGGGTCTTCTGCTGCGTATCGTAGTGTGGTGGTTGTGTTTATGGTGAGGGGTGTTGTGTAAGTGATTCGTGTGCTGCTGTTTCTGGGATCTGTGCTGTCTTTTGTGTAGTAGGTTGTTGCGCTGCTGTCATTCATGGTTAAAGCCACGGTTTGTGTGACGTTGTAGGTTCCACTGGTTAAATTAGCAGTAACGGTAGGTCCAGTGTTACTGTTTGCAGTGTCTGTTGCACTTACGGTTCCCAATACTGAGATGCAGAGTATTACGGTGAAAATCGTGAGCATGGATATTTTGTTATATCTTCTCATTTTTACCTCCTTTTGCAATCTTTTATTTTTTATGGATCAAAAAAAATGAATAAAGTAATAAAGATCCACGATTATTAATAATCGAGATTTATATTTATACGTATCGATCATGGAGGCATGAGTTATGGGATCAGAATATTGAATAAATTTCATAATAACTTAATTTTAAAGTTTAGAGCATATCCTTCCTTTTTTAGGAGATATTCCTTTAAAAATAGTTTGAAGGGGTTGTTTATCCCTCCAATTTTTAATATTATTGTGCTATAATCTATTTTAGAACCAACTTGCAACATTCCATCCAGAGGTAGCTGATGAGTTGGTTCCGAGTACGTTCACTGAGTTGGTCCATCTTATGCCCTGTCCCTGATTGGAACTGTTGCAGAATGCATAATCATTGAAAGAGAGTAGCGAATTTTGTGGAAGACCGCTGACTGAATAGGTGACATTAAGCATACCATTGTTAACGTTTGGCTGTCCACTCCATGTGGAGGAGGACAATGTATTTGTTCCGATGATTCCTGCTTTACAGTCAACGAAAATTATATGGAAT is a genomic window of Methanobacterium congolense containing:
- a CDS encoding PKD domain-containing protein — its product is MKKYIFLTISFLMILGLCGSAAAAETGSNYMNLTVANDNGARFSDLNDSYTFFNRSADGVNALKITDNSSAATGKVVNTTSQSGTFYITSIGGKGYEDDVILMLAVNGTVPANFQLHVTASGYQWTPKSGAPSVGDLSYNSTTLDETFYASDFIYGPQIYKPCNLVNYPIYEYQNMTNSSNTFMILFIDLYAGILNNAALNDMGMVKIQYSFQNLPVNSLAAFNAFSYRKANAAVQWTNKVNVLGGTEIGTSGYNVLGAAPTAAFSANTTSGSAPLNVQFTDSSIGTPTSWLWDFGDGVTSTEQNPTHTYTKPGNYTVTLTTSNAAGSSTQTTKITVLKSDVYVNIIPSNSNPQIGDTVTYKFKLGNNGPGIAKNVTFTYTIPEGLEYEGAIVDQGTVTYNTTTRTLTWNLGDVAVGDPNLWLQLKVLQAGNYNIQPTVTVGGTTLESNINSLQVNAASPSTETVNAATTTKTVPMKTTGMPITALISALLMIGSGIAISRKK
- a CDS encoding SBBP repeat-containing protein, translated to MKIKITMLLMVMFLAIILSGAASAAYTGTTPTNYTIFSNESLNGNEIATDSAGNIYVTGSTSNADYNITHGTCTTNNSTTNTLSSGDAYIAKYSSNGTLIFATVIGGTGSDTGNGIAVDKNGNIYITGQTKSTDLPVTSNAYQKTLNGGSDAYIIELSADGTQLLYCTYLGGNSTEKVGARVEYGTKIKVDSSGNIYLTGQTNSADFPTTTGAYKTQIGSNNGYYYGDAFLTKFNSNWTMIYSTLLGGNTTDDIPYGFVIDNQSNVWITGKTTSSDFPLTSNAYQTTLTYTDAFLSEISADGSQLVYSTYFGGSLTDYGYAITTDSQGNIYITGQTTSANLATTGTYQSTKKGSGDAYIAKFSSDGSLVWCTLFGGTGLEDARAITIDSQGNIYITGRTSAAIPSTFNAIQTSYMGGTWDAFIAKLNANGTALLYASLLGTKSTDCGNGVSVDNLGNVYVVGTGGFALTKIATAPDVTVDPVGGLFNTTQTVTLTAINTTNSTDTIYYTTDGTDPTNSITRTQYNGPITINTTTTLLYAAADSLGNWSPVYNETYTIDTKAPTVSANPVGGLFNSTQTVTLTADDNTATTYYTTDGTDPKTSSTRTVYNGPIAINGTTTLLFAAVDTAGNWSPVYNETYQIKSDVYVNITPSNSNPQVGDAVTYKFKLGNNGPGIAKNVTFTYTIPEGLEYEGSTVDQGTVTYNATTRTLTWNLGDVAVGDPNLWLQLKILQAGNYNIQPTVTVAGTTLESNINSLQVNAASPTTTDPETVNAATTTQTIPMKTTGMPIAGLISALLLIGSGLTINRKK
- a CDS encoding chitobiase/beta-hexosaminidase C-terminal domain-containing protein; this translates as MRRYNKISMLTIFTVILCISVLGTVSATDTANSNTGPTVTANLTSGTYNVTQTVALTMNDSSATTYYTKDSTDPRNSSTRITYTTPLTINTTTTLRYAAEDPAGNWSPLYIQNYIIGNGTIANSTNNYNQLNYTGSQTNTTYWTYTVGSSNTDSVVTVSSNGTIYVGTWNGNSHDGALYAFSPNGTLLWKYTTYGGIKGAPTIGSDETIYVGSYWGVVYAINPDGTLKWKYNATESVIHYITNPIVIGPDGTIYVSISNLVPGFYAFNPDGTVKWTKKASGGITIDSNGIIHCGGSAFNQDGTSSPETSTSETVGSDGTIYTISGVTITATNPNGTTKWTYTVDNSTQWSGISCFNIASDGTIYFGVYNQPWALYALNSNGTLKWSYDNFYGSIYSCLIGSDGTIYISILNGPEVYGVDTPQYSDLYALKPNGTVKWTYHTGGSLSLTITSDGTIYTGGRATGVFYVIKDVPIASFTSNVTTGDSPLSVQFNDTSSNPTSWSWDFGDGTSSNSQTPTHIYTKTGTYKVTLTVTNCYGNDTKISYVTVTDNTPPTVNVSLQGGSYYSPKSVTLKGSETVTIYYTLTGVNPTTNSTKYNGTINLTTSKTLKFFAVDATGNISQIYTQRYNIYKLVSYKYKVSAKWKKVWAKVKWKKVRGKWRYHWVKVWKYKTITKTGTKWIIT